One window from the genome of Aquificaceae bacterium encodes:
- a CDS encoding tetratricopeptide repeat protein has product MIRVFLLLMFIFSLFSCAARQEESTKGQWQYFYDLGMSSYIAKNYSEAIANFFRASQLAPTESKVWNALGLAYMEVQEYQKAENAFLRALQVDKTYTEARLNLGVLYYRQKDYERALKALREVIEDEAFPQKHMAFYSLAKVYQATERREDYLVNLRKAVAYNPMFLDAQLELAQFYEGEGDYSSARDVYQRLINNGMGNPSIYLSMAGAEYRLGNYSSAKDYVRRVIEDRQTTSQLKSRAYELLSLVLIAEQGRQNMPGIQERSDTQLRLTHPPQPSEPPAPSRDRTGTHPKPQETESTQKTGKFYRIQIGAFSSVNAAKTWRDRLERELNLKDVVIVESTGVFKVFYGRFESREEALKELERLQSLNLYGFIVYE; this is encoded by the coding sequence ATGATAAGGGTATTTCTCCTGCTTATGTTTATCTTCTCCCTTTTTTCCTGTGCCGCAAGGCAGGAAGAAAGCACTAAAGGCCAGTGGCAGTATTTTTATGACCTCGGCATGTCTTCCTACATTGCCAAAAATTACTCGGAGGCAATAGCCAACTTCTTCAGAGCTTCACAGCTTGCACCCACAGAGTCAAAGGTCTGGAATGCCCTTGGTCTTGCCTACATGGAGGTGCAGGAATACCAGAAGGCGGAGAACGCCTTTTTGAGAGCGCTTCAGGTAGATAAGACTTATACGGAGGCAAGGCTAAATCTTGGAGTGCTTTATTACAGACAGAAGGACTACGAAAGGGCTCTGAAAGCTCTCAGAGAAGTCATAGAGGATGAAGCCTTTCCCCAGAAGCACATGGCCTTTTATTCTCTGGCAAAGGTCTATCAGGCCACAGAAAGGCGTGAAGATTATCTTGTTAACCTGCGCAAGGCTGTTGCTTACAATCCCATGTTCCTTGATGCACAGCTCGAGCTTGCACAGTTTTATGAAGGAGAGGGAGATTACAGCTCTGCAAGAGATGTTTATCAGCGTCTGATAAACAATGGAATGGGGAACCCATCCATATACCTGAGCATGGCGGGAGCCGAATACAGACTTGGGAACTACTCTTCTGCAAAGGATTACGTGAGAAGGGTTATTGAAGACAGGCAGACTACATCCCAGCTCAAGTCCCGGGCATATGAACTTCTCAGTCTCGTCCTCATAGCCGAGCAAGGCAGACAGAACATGCCAGGAATTCAGGAAAGAAGTGACACACAGCTAAGGCTCACACATCCACCTCAGCCATCAGAACCTCCTGCCCCTTCCAGAGACAGGACTGGCACACATCCAAAACCTCAGGAGACTGAGTCCACCCAGAAAACTGGAAAATTCTACAGAATACAGATTGGAGCCTTTTCTTCGGTCAATGCTGCAAAAACGTGGAGAGACAGGCTTGAGAGGGAGCTAAACCTCAAGGATGTGGTGATTGTAGAAAGCACGGGTGTATTCAAGGTTTTTTATGGCAGGTTTGAAAGCAGGGAGGAGGCCCTCAAAGAACTTGAGAGACTTCAGAGTCTGAACCTTTATGGCTTCATAGTTTATGAATAG
- the holA gene encoding DNA polymerase III subunit delta, whose amino-acid sequence MNLLEYQKGLEKRQIKAVNLIHGEEEYVVKTFLDRLRELMPTRILWGDELTPQDLVRAVSTSGMFTGEEALFLYRAEELFKSIKDYRTFISYLERVRGKKVFFYVGYKLTEKDLQKEPFLSLSKLGDVLYAGKLDRRRVRELVKNKLLREGIGIEEEALEYLLDATSYQLMTLKGETDKLILYGKKHITLEDVKAIVLADWEMGIFDFVDAVFFKDYEKALNSLTSILRSGTHPLQILTLLVNYTIKLYTAKVLVEGGQDLEKALSEVDVRHRFQVMNFKKYIAENSSEELRSLLRRLYLLDMGIKVYYADPAQALREFVIEYILHEEGPYYPADTGDQNRADSEP is encoded by the coding sequence ATGAACTTGCTTGAATATCAGAAGGGGCTTGAAAAGAGGCAGATAAAGGCAGTAAACCTCATACATGGCGAAGAAGAGTATGTTGTAAAGACATTTCTTGACAGGCTCAGAGAGCTAATGCCCACAAGAATCCTGTGGGGGGATGAACTTACCCCTCAGGACCTTGTCCGCGCCGTAAGCACCTCTGGTATGTTTACGGGTGAGGAGGCCCTGTTCCTTTACAGAGCTGAGGAGCTTTTCAAGAGCATTAAGGACTACAGGACTTTTATATCTTACCTTGAGAGGGTAAGGGGTAAGAAGGTCTTTTTCTACGTGGGCTATAAACTCACGGAGAAGGACCTTCAGAAGGAGCCCTTCCTGAGCCTGTCAAAGCTAGGTGATGTTTTGTATGCAGGCAAGCTAGACAGAAGAAGGGTAAGGGAGCTCGTGAAAAACAAACTGCTGAGGGAAGGAATAGGTATAGAGGAGGAGGCCCTCGAATACCTTCTGGATGCAACCTCCTATCAGCTTATGACCCTGAAGGGCGAAACTGACAAGCTTATACTCTATGGGAAAAAACACATAACCCTTGAGGATGTTAAAGCTATAGTGCTGGCAGACTGGGAGATGGGCATATTTGACTTTGTTGACGCCGTATTTTTCAAGGATTACGAAAAAGCCCTTAACTCCCTTACCTCAATCCTGAGATCTGGAACCCACCCCCTCCAGATACTTACTCTTCTTGTCAACTACACCATAAAGCTCTACACTGCAAAGGTCCTGGTTGAAGGTGGACAGGATTTAGAAAAAGCCCTCTCTGAGGTAGATGTCAGGCACAGGTTTCAGGTTATGAACTTCAAAAAATACATTGCTGAAAATTCCTCTGAAGAGCTCCGCTCACTACTCAGAAGGCTTTACCTTCTTGACATGGGCATAAAAGTTTACTACGCGGACCCAGCACAGGCGCTGAGGGAATTTGTGATAGAATACATACTACATGAGGAAGGCCCATATTACCCGGCAGACACGGGAGACCAGAATAGAGCTGACTCTGAACCTTGA
- a CDS encoding UDP-glucose/GDP-mannose dehydrogenase family protein — translation MKLTVVGGGYVGLTTGVCFAHLGHEVMVVEKVPQKVVLLSAGKCPIYEPGLEELLQENLKAGRIAFTTELREGLEFSQVIFICVGTPQKPDGSADLSQVEEVARETAKLMTSYKLLIEKSTVPINTHTLIKKTVQRYLRDPGIPYDVASNPEFLREGSAVEDFLKPDRIVVGVESERAKKVFEELYKEFDCPIIYTDPSTAELIKHASNSFLAMKISFINMVADLCERAGADVKLVADGMGYDRRIGRAFLNAGIGYGGSCFPKDVKAFIRMAQDYGLDFGLLREVERVNQERPVRFVEKVKGVLWSVRGKRLAVWGLSFKPNTDDIREAPSIRIVEMLLREGARLSLYDPKAIQNFRLLFPEGGQISYAEDMYSAVEGASALLILTEWEEFVRADLRRVKELMELPIIVDGRNIYEPQEVRALGFEYYPTGR, via the coding sequence ATGAAGCTGACTGTAGTTGGAGGAGGATACGTAGGGCTTACCACGGGGGTTTGCTTTGCCCACCTTGGGCACGAGGTAATGGTGGTGGAGAAGGTTCCGCAGAAGGTGGTGCTTTTAAGTGCCGGCAAATGCCCCATCTACGAGCCCGGTCTTGAGGAGCTTCTTCAGGAGAACCTGAAGGCGGGAAGGATAGCCTTTACCACGGAGCTGAGGGAGGGCCTGGAGTTTTCCCAAGTCATATTCATATGCGTTGGCACGCCTCAAAAGCCAGACGGCTCTGCGGACCTCTCTCAGGTGGAGGAGGTTGCCCGTGAGACTGCAAAGCTCATGACCTCTTACAAGCTCCTCATAGAGAAGTCCACCGTTCCCATAAACACCCACACGCTCATAAAAAAGACCGTCCAGAGGTATTTGAGAGACCCGGGCATTCCCTACGACGTGGCGTCAAACCCCGAGTTTCTCAGAGAGGGCTCTGCGGTGGAGGACTTTTTAAAGCCCGACCGCATAGTGGTAGGAGTGGAGAGCGAAAGGGCAAAGAAGGTCTTTGAAGAACTCTACAAGGAATTTGATTGTCCCATCATCTACACAGACCCATCAACCGCAGAGCTTATAAAGCATGCCAGCAACTCCTTTCTGGCTATGAAGATATCCTTTATAAACATGGTCGCCGACCTGTGCGAGAGGGCGGGTGCGGATGTAAAGCTGGTGGCAGACGGTATGGGCTACGACAGGAGGATAGGCAGAGCCTTTCTCAACGCAGGCATAGGCTACGGGGGTTCATGTTTTCCAAAGGATGTGAAGGCTTTCATCAGGATGGCACAGGATTACGGGCTTGACTTTGGGCTTTTGAGGGAAGTGGAAAGGGTCAATCAGGAAAGACCCGTAAGGTTCGTGGAAAAGGTCAAGGGCGTCCTCTGGAGCGTCAGGGGCAAAAGGCTTGCTGTGTGGGGACTTTCTTTCAAGCCCAACACCGACGACATAAGAGAAGCACCCTCTATAAGGATAGTGGAAATGCTCCTCAGAGAGGGTGCAAGGCTAAGCCTATACGACCCAAAGGCCATTCAAAATTTCAGGCTTCTGTTTCCAGAGGGTGGGCAGATAAGCTATGCAGAAGACATGTATTCTGCGGTGGAGGGTGCGAGCGCGCTTCTTATCCTTACCGAGTGGGAGGAGTTCGTAAGGGCTGACCTCAGAAGGGTAAAGGAGCTCATGGAGCTTCCCATCATAGTGGACGGCAGGAACATCTACGAACCCCAGGAGGTCAGAGCCCTGGGCTTTGAATACTACCCCACGGGAAGATGA
- the hisB gene encoding imidazoleglycerol-phosphate dehydratase HisB, whose amino-acid sequence MRKAHITRQTRETRIELTLNLDGSGNYRVETPIGFLTHMVETLARHGRFDIELYAEGDVHVSHHHTVEDAGIVLGMAFLQALGDKRGINRYGYAIVPMDEALALASIDISGRPLFFYEDMNLRGKITDFDFELIWEFFKGFALESKSTIHIRVLAGKILHHVAEACFKALALSLRQAVSLTGSGIPSTKESL is encoded by the coding sequence ATGAGGAAGGCCCATATTACCCGGCAGACACGGGAGACCAGAATAGAGCTGACTCTGAACCTTGACGGCTCTGGAAACTACAGGGTAGAGACGCCAATCGGCTTCCTCACTCACATGGTGGAAACCTTAGCAAGACACGGAAGGTTTGACATAGAGCTTTATGCCGAGGGCGATGTGCATGTTTCACACCATCATACAGTTGAAGACGCCGGCATTGTCCTGGGTATGGCTTTTCTGCAGGCACTTGGAGATAAGAGGGGTATAAACCGCTACGGATATGCCATAGTTCCTATGGATGAAGCCCTTGCCCTTGCAAGCATAGATATCTCCGGAAGACCTCTCTTTTTCTACGAGGATATGAACCTGAGGGGGAAGATAACTGATTTTGACTTTGAGCTCATATGGGAGTTTTTTAAAGGTTTCGCCCTGGAGAGCAAGAGCACCATCCATATAAGGGTCCTGGCTGGAAAGATACTCCACCATGTGGCGGAGGCGTGCTTTAAAGCACTTGCGCTGAGCCTGAGGCAGGCTGTCAGCCTTACTGGCAGTGGAATACCATCAACCAAGGAAAGCCTTTAA
- a CDS encoding UDP-glucuronic acid decarboxylase family protein produces MRVLITGVAGFIGSHLAERFLREGFFVIGMDNFLTGSPDNIAHLFENRNFHFIHYNVVNYLYVEGSVDLVVHLACPASPVDYMNHPIHTMKVDSLGTLNTLGLAKLKKSRYVFASSSEVYGSAQVHPQPEDYWGYVNPVGPRSVYDEAKRFSEALCMAYHREHGLDVRIARIFNTYGPRMRRKDGRVIPTFIEKALKGEPLPVYGDGSQTRSFCYIDDLVEGLFRLSTVEGLAGEVVNLGKPEEVSILELARKIVELSGSTSEIEFLPPRPDDPPRRCPDTRKAESLLGWSPRTQLEDGLKKTVSWFMRL; encoded by the coding sequence ATGAGGGTTCTGATAACCGGCGTTGCGGGCTTTATAGGCTCGCACCTTGCGGAGAGGTTTCTGAGGGAAGGCTTTTTCGTGATAGGCATGGACAACTTTCTGACGGGTTCTCCCGACAACATAGCCCACCTTTTTGAGAACAGAAATTTCCACTTTATCCACTACAACGTGGTCAACTACCTGTATGTGGAGGGTTCGGTTGACCTTGTTGTTCATCTGGCGTGCCCCGCTTCACCTGTGGACTACATGAACCATCCCATACACACCATGAAGGTGGACTCTCTGGGCACCCTGAACACCCTCGGTCTTGCAAAGTTGAAGAAGTCACGCTATGTTTTTGCCTCTTCCTCCGAAGTCTATGGTTCTGCTCAGGTCCATCCTCAGCCGGAAGATTACTGGGGCTATGTAAACCCGGTAGGACCAAGAAGCGTATACGACGAAGCCAAAAGGTTTTCCGAAGCCCTGTGTATGGCATACCATCGGGAGCACGGGCTTGATGTGAGAATTGCCAGAATCTTCAACACCTACGGTCCAAGGATGAGAAGGAAAGATGGGAGGGTAATACCCACCTTCATAGAAAAGGCTCTCAAAGGTGAACCCCTGCCAGTGTATGGAGACGGCTCGCAGACAAGGAGCTTCTGCTACATAGATGACCTTGTAGAAGGTCTTTTCAGACTTTCTACCGTGGAAGGTCTTGCAGGGGAAGTGGTAAATCTGGGAAAGCCCGAGGAGGTTTCTATTCTTGAGCTTGCCAGAAAAATCGTTGAGCTGTCAGGTTCTACCTCAGAGATTGAATTTCTCCCGCCCAGACCCGATGACCCACCAAGGAGGTGTCCCGATACGCGCAAGGCGGAGAGCCTGTTGGGATGGTCTCCCAGGACCCAGCTTGAAGATGGTCTGAAAAAGACTGTGAGCTGGTTTATGAGATTATAA
- the malQ gene encoding 4-alpha-glucanotransferase → MERRAGILLHISSLPSDFGIGDLGPSAYRFVDLLAQSGQSLWQVLPLSPTEPEHGNSPYFSSSLFAGNPILISSELLYQDGLIDRNTLESIKLEPSDRVNYQEVYRLKEFVLQKALENFKEDEDFQRFCEENRLWLEDYARYTAIKKRTRKPWWEWKDMPEISEEDIRKEKAVQYLFFRQWSSLKAYASSKGVLLVGDLPIYPAPDSSDVWANRELFKLREDGLPQVVAGVPPDYFSKTGQLWGNPVYHWERLRERGFDWWLFRIRHALRLFDVVRLDHFRGFSAFYQVPYGEKTAEKGWWEKAPGYELFDAIKREFPHMPFIAEDLGTIDEEVIALRDHFGLPGMKVLAFAFFEKNSTHLPHNHRENSVVYTTTHDNMPIKGWFFRELSEWQRARVLDYLSYAPDSISHAMVRLALMSVAKYCIIPMQDFLGLGEEGRLNTPGVSHGNWEWKLKAMPEERQWDSLRHICEIYERC, encoded by the coding sequence ATGGAGAGAAGAGCTGGCATACTTCTTCACATAAGCTCTCTGCCTTCAGACTTTGGTATAGGAGACCTCGGACCTTCCGCTTACCGCTTTGTAGACCTTCTTGCGCAGTCAGGTCAGAGCCTCTGGCAGGTTCTGCCCCTCAGCCCCACAGAGCCAGAGCACGGGAACTCTCCCTACTTTTCCAGCTCCCTCTTTGCGGGAAACCCCATCCTCATAAGCTCCGAGCTACTCTATCAGGATGGGCTCATAGACAGAAACACCCTAGAGAGCATCAAGTTAGAGCCCTCAGACCGCGTAAACTATCAAGAAGTCTACAGGCTCAAAGAGTTTGTGCTCCAGAAGGCTCTTGAAAACTTTAAAGAAGACGAAGACTTCCAGCGCTTCTGCGAAGAAAACCGCCTCTGGCTTGAGGATTACGCAAGGTATACCGCCATAAAGAAAAGGACCAGAAAGCCCTGGTGGGAGTGGAAGGACATGCCGGAGATATCAGAGGAGGACATAAGAAAAGAAAAGGCAGTTCAGTATCTTTTCTTCAGGCAGTGGAGTTCTCTCAAAGCCTACGCCAGCTCAAAGGGGGTGCTTCTTGTGGGAGACCTGCCCATATACCCTGCACCCGACAGTAGCGACGTGTGGGCAAACAGAGAGCTTTTCAAGCTGAGAGAAGATGGGCTTCCGCAGGTGGTTGCTGGCGTGCCCCCTGACTACTTTTCAAAAACTGGACAGCTTTGGGGAAACCCCGTCTACCACTGGGAAAGGCTAAGAGAGAGGGGCTTTGACTGGTGGCTTTTTAGGATAAGGCATGCTCTTAGGCTCTTTGACGTGGTCAGGCTTGACCACTTCAGGGGCTTTTCCGCCTTCTATCAGGTGCCCTACGGAGAAAAGACCGCAGAAAAGGGCTGGTGGGAAAAGGCGCCGGGTTATGAGCTCTTTGACGCCATAAAGAGGGAGTTTCCCCACATGCCTTTTATCGCAGAGGACCTCGGAACCATAGATGAGGAGGTAATAGCCCTCAGAGACCACTTTGGTCTGCCGGGCATGAAGGTGCTCGCCTTTGCCTTCTTTGAGAAAAACTCCACTCACCTTCCCCACAACCACAGGGAAAACTCTGTAGTCTACACCACCACCCACGACAACATGCCCATAAAGGGCTGGTTTTTTAGAGAACTCAGCGAATGGCAGAGAGCTAGAGTGCTTGACTACCTTAGCTATGCGCCAGATAGCATAAGCCATGCCATGGTCAGGCTTGCCCTGATGTCTGTGGCAAAATACTGCATCATCCCTATGCAAGATTTTTTAGGACTCGGAGAGGAGGGAAGACTTAACACGCCAGGTGTTTCTCACGGAAACTGGGAATGGAAGCTAAAAGCGATGCCAGAAGAAAGGCAGTGGGATTCTTTAAGGCACATCTGTGAGATTTATGAAAGATGTTAA
- the argS gene encoding arginine--tRNA ligase — MKEILKKALRESINSLYSLEINHCNLEPPREREHGDYATNIAFLLARELRKSPAQIAQELVSVLPAKDFTAEAVRGFINFRLKPEFLKAEFSKLLRDGGNYFFPPVEKPIFLQVEFVSANPTGPLHVGHGRGAVVGDVLSRVLKRLGHRVVREYYINDAGNQVYMLGLSVLYRYYELFGKEDPQLRETFEKEGYRGRYITKLAKDLKAFYGEDLLGIERERAIDITREYAHRRLLEDIKDTLDLLGVSFDVWFSERSLHKTGLLEEVINLLVEKGYTYKQEGALWFKSTAFGDDKDRVLRKSDGSYTYFASDIAYHYHKFQRGFERVINLWGADHHGYEKRLMGALKALGVPEDWLWVEFVQMVRLMSGGQEVRMSKRTGEFITLQELLEEVGKDAVRFIFLTKTGDTPLDFDIDLAKKNTTENPVFYVQYAHARIRGVFREVRERYGIDPDGEELTPHVQRLSSEEDLRLIKRCLYMKDTFEAVAQTLSPHLITYSLLELSKDFHHYYNHNRVMVEDRNLMFSRLALFKGVEVTLKTALDLLGVSAPEKM; from the coding sequence ATGAAGGAAATCCTAAAAAAAGCCCTCAGGGAGAGCATAAATAGTCTTTATTCTCTTGAAATAAACCACTGTAACCTTGAACCACCCAGAGAAAGGGAGCATGGAGATTATGCTACAAACATAGCCTTTCTACTGGCGAGAGAGCTCAGGAAAAGCCCTGCACAGATAGCTCAGGAGCTTGTCAGCGTCTTGCCGGCAAAAGATTTTACCGCAGAGGCGGTAAGAGGTTTTATAAACTTCCGCCTTAAGCCTGAGTTCTTGAAGGCAGAATTTTCAAAGCTTCTGAGAGATGGAGGTAACTACTTCTTTCCTCCTGTAGAGAAACCAATCTTTCTTCAGGTGGAGTTTGTCAGTGCAAATCCTACAGGCCCTCTTCACGTGGGACACGGAAGGGGTGCGGTGGTGGGAGATGTGCTATCAAGGGTCCTCAAGAGGCTGGGGCACAGGGTAGTGCGCGAATACTACATAAACGACGCAGGCAATCAGGTCTACATGCTGGGGCTTTCTGTGCTTTACCGATACTACGAGCTTTTTGGAAAGGAGGACCCACAGCTTAGAGAGACCTTTGAAAAGGAAGGTTACAGGGGCAGGTATATTACAAAACTTGCAAAGGACCTCAAGGCCTTTTATGGAGAAGATTTGCTTGGAATAGAAAGGGAAAGGGCAATAGACATTACAAGAGAATACGCCCATAGAAGACTCCTTGAGGATATAAAAGATACCCTTGACCTTCTTGGTGTGAGTTTTGATGTGTGGTTCAGTGAAAGAAGCCTGCACAAAACTGGTCTTCTTGAGGAGGTAATAAACCTGCTTGTGGAGAAGGGCTATACCTACAAGCAGGAAGGGGCTCTCTGGTTTAAGAGCACAGCCTTTGGGGATGACAAGGATAGAGTTCTGAGAAAGTCTGACGGTTCATACACCTACTTTGCCTCCGACATAGCCTACCATTACCATAAGTTTCAGAGAGGCTTTGAAAGGGTGATAAACCTCTGGGGTGCGGACCACCATGGATATGAGAAAAGACTTATGGGGGCTCTGAAAGCCCTTGGAGTTCCAGAGGACTGGCTATGGGTGGAGTTTGTGCAGATGGTAAGGCTTATGAGCGGAGGGCAGGAGGTGAGGATGTCCAAGAGAACTGGGGAGTTTATAACACTTCAGGAGCTTCTTGAAGAGGTGGGAAAGGATGCGGTAAGGTTCATATTCCTCACAAAGACAGGCGATACACCCCTTGATTTTGACATAGACCTGGCAAAGAAAAACACCACAGAAAACCCCGTCTTTTACGTGCAGTATGCCCACGCAAGAATCAGGGGAGTCTTCAGGGAGGTTAGGGAAAGGTATGGAATAGACCCGGACGGTGAGGAGCTTACTCCCCATGTGCAGAGGCTGAGCTCTGAGGAAGACCTCAGGCTTATCAAGAGGTGCCTCTACATGAAGGATACCTTTGAGGCAGTAGCCCAGACCCTTTCCCCACACCTTATCACCTATTCACTGCTGGAGCTTTCAAAGGACTTTCACCACTACTACAACCACAACAGGGTAATGGTAGAAGACAGGAATTTGATGTTCTCAAGGCTTGCCCTCTTTAAGGGAGTAGAGGTTACTCTGAAGACCGCCCTTGACCTGCTTGGTGTGTCCGCTCCTGAGAAGATGTGA
- the rho gene encoding transcription termination factor Rho has translation MEQVQEKKVYNLEELKKLSLQELQKIGRDLELSRVTGLRKEELIEKILTVQAKEEGLNFVKGVLEILPESYGFIRSSENNYMPSYTDVYVAPSQIKRFGLRTGDTIIGFARPPQEKEKYQALIKIESVNGLPPDPEVLRARPQFEKLTPYHPTERFNLETSPTELSTRVISLIAPIGKGQRGMIVAPPKAGKTVLLQKVAKALIENHPEVHLIILLIDERPEEVTEMRRIVGEGAEVVASTFDEPPERHMQVAELVVEKAKRLVELKQDVVILLDSMTRFGRASNAVTPPTGRVLTGGIEATALQRPKKFFGAARNIEEGGSLTIIATALIETGSKMDDVIYEEFKGTGNMEIHLDRRLMERRIFPAINIEKSGTRKEELLLEDWELQRIWVLRKFLATMDPIEAMEFLLDKLKKFKTNKDFLKAMHS, from the coding sequence ATGGAGCAGGTGCAGGAAAAGAAGGTCTATAATCTTGAAGAGCTTAAAAAGCTGTCCCTTCAGGAACTGCAGAAAATAGGCAGAGACCTTGAGCTTTCAAGGGTAACAGGGCTCAGGAAGGAAGAGCTCATAGAGAAAATACTCACAGTGCAGGCAAAAGAGGAAGGCCTGAACTTTGTAAAGGGCGTGCTTGAAATATTGCCAGAGAGTTACGGCTTCATAAGGAGCTCAGAGAACAACTACATGCCAAGCTATACGGATGTTTATGTGGCTCCCTCACAGATAAAAAGGTTTGGCCTGAGAACCGGGGACACCATAATAGGTTTTGCAAGACCACCTCAGGAGAAAGAAAAGTATCAGGCTCTTATAAAGATTGAGTCTGTCAATGGCCTTCCGCCAGACCCTGAAGTGCTCAGGGCAAGACCTCAGTTTGAAAAGCTCACCCCTTACCATCCAACAGAAAGGTTCAACCTTGAAACATCCCCAACAGAACTCTCTACCAGAGTCATAAGCCTCATTGCCCCCATAGGCAAGGGGCAGAGGGGTATGATAGTGGCACCGCCAAAGGCGGGTAAAACCGTCCTTCTTCAGAAGGTGGCAAAGGCCCTCATAGAAAACCACCCTGAGGTGCACCTCATCATTCTTCTCATTGACGAAAGGCCAGAAGAAGTCACAGAGATGCGGAGGATAGTGGGAGAGGGTGCGGAGGTGGTTGCATCCACCTTTGACGAGCCTCCAGAGAGACACATGCAGGTGGCAGAGCTTGTGGTAGAAAAGGCAAAAAGGCTCGTGGAGCTCAAGCAGGATGTGGTCATACTCCTTGACTCTATGACGCGTTTTGGAAGGGCTTCCAACGCGGTGACTCCCCCAACAGGAAGGGTGCTCACCGGCGGTATAGAGGCCACAGCCCTTCAGAGACCCAAGAAGTTTTTTGGTGCCGCAAGGAACATAGAGGAGGGCGGGTCACTGACCATAATAGCCACCGCTCTGATAGAGACGGGGTCAAAGATGGATGATGTTATATACGAGGAGTTCAAAGGCACTGGCAACATGGAAATACACCTGGACAGAAGGCTCATGGAAAGGAGGATATTCCCAGCCATAAACATAGAAAAGTCTGGAACAAGAAAAGAGGAGCTTCTTCTGGAAGACTGGGAGCTCCAGAGGATATGGGTTCTGAGAAAGTTCCTTGCCACCATGGACCCCATAGAAGCCATGGAGTTTCTCCTTGACAAGCTCAAGAAATTCAAGACTAACAAAGACTTCCTCAAGGCAATGCACAGCTGA
- a CDS encoding SPOR domain-containing protein produces MKRERFIILLGILVALVFFYLGLNEWLKTKEEQVQPPPLVVKPLPQEKETAKPVPQKEEVPPVAKEAKQETSQQKSEGKQPPKGKEQDVIAQKIREERNTVKPAENKAEPKTSERRESPTTKPKTYTVQLGAFKGREGAERVAEKAKKMGYRVNIVEEDNFYKVRLSVRTENIEDELRKLRSVFGSAILK; encoded by the coding sequence GTGAAAAGGGAAAGGTTTATAATCCTTCTTGGAATACTTGTTGCCCTTGTGTTTTTTTACCTTGGTCTGAACGAGTGGCTAAAGACTAAAGAAGAACAGGTTCAACCACCACCTCTGGTTGTTAAACCATTGCCCCAAGAAAAGGAGACTGCTAAACCTGTTCCTCAAAAGGAAGAAGTGCCGCCTGTAGCTAAGGAAGCAAAGCAGGAAACATCTCAGCAAAAATCCGAGGGGAAACAACCCCCAAAAGGCAAAGAGCAGGATGTTATAGCTCAGAAGATAAGGGAGGAAAGAAATACGGTGAAGCCTGCTGAGAACAAGGCTGAGCCTAAGACTTCTGAGAGGAGGGAATCTCCAACCACGAAGCCTAAAACTTATACGGTTCAGCTAGGTGCTTTTAAAGGTAGGGAGGGTGCAGAAAGGGTGGCTGAAAAGGCAAAAAAGATGGGATACAGGGTAAACATAGTTGAAGAAGACAATTTTTACAAAGTCAGGCTTTCAGTCCGCACGGAGAACATAGAAGATGAATTGAGGAAGCTGAGGTCAGTCTTTGGCAGTGCAATACTAAAATGA